ACTTCAAAATATTTGTGATGCAGGTAATGCGCATAGGCGTGGCTATCGACCAGCTTCTCCTCGCCCACCTCGACCTTGTCGAAGCCGACATGGCCGGGAATTGCGCCAAAGCCTGCATAGTGCAGCTGATAGAGCATGATGATCGGGTTGGACGGCAGGATGAGGTGATAGAATGCGGTTCCGAAATAGAGCAGATGCTCAACCGGATGCATCGACAGCGACGACCATGGTGACGGATTGACCGAGTTGTGATGAACCGAGTGCACCCACTTATAGAGCAGCGGCGTGTGGATCAGCCGGTGAACGCAGAAGAAGTGAAATTCGTGGATGATCGGGACGACAAGCGCCACCAAAGCCAACGTCCAGGGATTTTCGGCCAGGGTGAGCCACGGTGCATATCCATTGGCATAGGCCCAGAGCATGCTGGCCTCGATCGCGGTCCAGATGGTCACTCCAGACAGGAATGTGCGCAGGATGTTGTCCTTGTTCTGGTTTTCGAACCAGAACGCGCGGCTTTTATGCTCCGATGGGAATTTTCCGTTGTATTTAAACCGGTTTTCCTGCCGCTTCAGCACGTAAAGATGCAGTTCGAATGCGCCGTAAAACAGGAAGACACAAACGGCATTGACGGCATAAAGCCAGGCAATCCAGCCAATGCCGAGCGTCCTCATGGTCTCGACCGGCGGGATGATCCAGGCCCAATAGGCCACTGCCGAGGCAGCAAAAATCATGTTCCAGGGAAAGAAATAATGCGGCAGCCATTTGAGGATTGCCAAGAACCGCGTTGGGAACTGAAACAAGGGTGCATATTGCACCGGCTCGTTCGGCGCCCAATCACCGCGTTTGTTACGCTTCCCGTATTTCAGATCGTCCATCAGTGCTCTCCCTGCATCAAACCGCCGTTTGCGCGTTCACACGAAGCTTTCAATTGAAGGAGCGAATGGCGCTTTGCCGGATGTTACGAGTGAACGTCTCCTCCCTACCCCCTGATTAGCAGGTGGAGCTACAAACGCCGAAGACTTCATTGATCAGATTAGATCAGAGGCCTTCAGGGGTTATCGTGATGAACCGGATGGGGCTGGGATCGGGCTCGATCTTCGTCAAGCCGATACGGAAGAGTATCCAATCAAGTGCGCGCTGCGCCTGCGCTTCCGGCGCTTGATCGAGAACCACATCAACAATACCGTCGCGCAAGGCCGCACTGGTGTAGTCGGTCAACTCGTGAGCGATGAACAGGATGTCACGGCCGCGCTTTTCGCGCCGCAGGAGATCGATGAGCGCCGAGTTGGCGCCACCGGCATTGTATAGGCCGACAAGGTTCGGATATTTTTCAAGCGCATAGGACAGCGACGTCTTGCTATATTGCTCCTCGTCGCGGCTGAAGCCGACCCAGTCGAAACTCACATCGCCGGGGTGGTCGCGAAAATAATCGGAAAATCCGCGCATGCGCTCGCGGTGAACCTGGTAGATCGGATGGCAAAGCCCGATCACCGGACCGGACTGTCTCGCCATTCGCATTATGAAATGGGCTGCAGTGCGTCCCGCTGCATAATTGTTGATCCCGACGAACTCCCCGTTTGTTTCCGACGCCCGGGTCACCACATGGACGATGGGAACACCCCGGCCAGCGACCGCTGCCACAGCTGCATTGATCTTGGGACTATTGGGAACTGCGAGGATGAGACCAGCGCGCGTGCTATCCGTCGATAGGATGCGCTTGGCTATCTCGTCCGGATTCATCTCATCCGTAAAACTGCGCTGGACCACCACGAAGGGGTCGAGGGTGCCGGCAATGCTCTCAAATGCCTGCGAAAGCCGCCGGTAAAAGGTCGTTTCCGGCCGGACCATCAAGACCTCGATCCGCATCAGTCTGTGGTAGGCATCCGGAAGGATCCGTGGATAATTCAATGTCCGCGCTGCCAAGGTCACCTTCTCAACGAGTTCAGAACGAACGCCCCCGCGCCCGTTCAGCACCCGTTCGACAGTTGCCGTGCCCACGCCGGCAACGCGAGCGATATCCTGATAGTTCGGCCGAACCATACCGTAACCTTTGAAATCTTAGCGCCCTGCGGGTAACCGGTTTCAGACTCCTATCCCGCCTTTGACGCAAGAAGAAGCCTATACTTTACCGGGCCTGCTGGAGGCTTCGCCAGGAATGGCGCGACGTTCTAAGACGTGTCGGGAAGGCGCTCCCACAGCAAAGGAAGCCGTTCATGAGATGCGCATCGCCATCACCAGCAGCAGAAGCCACCATCGACGAGCAGATCGACGCCGGTGACGTAGCTTGAGGCGTTTGACAAGAGGAATACGGCGGGGCCGACCATTTCATCGACATTGGCCATGCGCTGCATCGGTGTCTGTTCTTCGAACGATTTCGTCTGATGCACCATTTCAGGCCGGGTGTTCATCGGCGTCGCCGTGTAGCCGGGGCTGATCGTATTGACGCGGATGCCGCGATCGACCCATTCCATCGCCATTGATTTGGTCATGTGGATGACGCCGGCCTTTGAGGCATTGTAATGGCACTGGTTCAGCCCGCGATTGACGATGACGCCGGACATGGAGGCGATGTTGACGATCGAGCCCCGGCCGGATTTCAGCATCGCGCGCGCTTGCGCCTGGCAGGACAGAAATACGCCTTTCAGGTTGATGTCCATCATCGTTTGGAACTGGTCTTCCTCCATTTCCTCCGCCGGATTGGCATTGGCAATACCGGCGGCATTGACGGCCAGTGTCAGGGACCCGAGCTCCACTTCGGTACGCGCCACCGCGTCGATCAATGCCGCACTGCTGGTGACGTCGGCAGCGATCTGGATGCTGCGGCGTCCTGTCCGCGCAATGAAATCGGCAGTCGTTGCCAGGCCATCGTCCGTGCGGCGGTCGAGAAGCGCGACATCTGCGCCGCATTGGGCGAGCCCCATGGCGATCCGCTGCCCGATACCGCTGCCCGCGCCTGTCACTACTGCAACATTTCCGGAAAGATTAAACAGTTTTGGCGCGTCGAGCTGGATATCAGACATTGAGCATTTCCTCTTTAAATGGTCGCCAGTTCCATGACCGAGACGTCGTTGGCGTCTTCGCGGTTCAGGATGCCGGCTTGTTTTCCCTGGGCCATGACCATGACGCGGCTGGAGACGCCCAGCACCTCCTCAAGGTCAGAGCTGACCACGATCACCGCAACGCCCCCGCGTGCGAGATCCATAATAAGGTCATAGATGGATGAGCGCGCGCCGACATCGATGCCGCGCGTCGGTTCGTCCAGCACCACGACCTGCGGCTTTCGCGCCAGCCATTTTGCCAGCACCACCTTCTGCTGGTTGCCGCCTGAAAGTTCACCGGCATTTTGTCCGCCGCGCCCCTTGACGCCGAACCGCTTGATGAATTCATCGGCAAATTCGCGAATACGGCGCGACGATATCCAGCCGTTGCGGGAGATTTCACCGAGATTGGCATAGGCAATATTTTCCGCGATGGAATGCTCGAGCACCACGCCCTGCAGCTTGCGATCCTCCGGGACGAGAACGATGCCGTTGCGGATCGCATCGATCGGCGATCGCGGCGTCACCGGCTTTCCATGCAGCAGGACCTCGCCTGCGGAGATGGGATCGGCTCCGGTGATGGCACGTACCAGCTCGGTGCGCCCGGCACCCATCAGGCCGGCAATGCCGAACACTTCGCCCTTGCGAACCGAGAAATTGATATTGCGGAACGTATTGGAGGGCGAAGAGAGCCCGCGAACCTCAAGCGCGACATGGTCCGACGGGGCTGGAAGAGCGGGGAACATACGCTCCAGCGAGCGCCCGACCATCGCCTCGACAATGGTGCGGATCGGAACATTGCCGGTGTCGAACTCCTGCACTTTCGCGCCGTCCCGCATGACGACGATGCGGTCGGCAATCTGACGGATTTCTTCAAGACGATGCGAGATATAGATGATGCCGACCCCGTCTGCCTTCAACCGCTCGATTTGCTGGAACAGAAGCTGGGTTTCCTCGCCGCCAAGTGCGGCCGTCGGTTCGTCGAGAATGAGGAGACGCGCATTCAGCGTCAGAGCTTTGGCAATCTCGATTAGCTGCTGCTTTCCAGTCGACAAGCCCTCGACGAGCCGGTCGGGCGAGACGTCGAGACCCAGTCTCTTCAGGCCGCTTCTGGCACGCTCTTCCATGCCGGCACGATCGATGCGGCCGGCCTTCATCGGATAGCGGCCGACGAAAACATTTTCGGCAATGGACAGTTTGGGAAGCAGTTTCAGCTCCTGGTGGATCATGCCCACGCCCTCATCCATGGCGGCGCGGGGGGAGGCGGGAGCATAGGCTGCCCCCGACCAGGTCATCTCTCCGGCAGACGGTTGAACGGTGCCTGAGATAATGTTCGACAGGGTGGATTTTCCCGCCCCGTTTTCGCCAAGCAGCGCCACGACCTCTCCCGCGTAGATATCGAGATCGACACCGTGGAGAACCTTGATCGGACCGTAG
The sequence above is drawn from the Pararhizobium qamdonense genome and encodes:
- a CDS encoding sterol desaturase family protein, with the protein product MDDLKYGKRNKRGDWAPNEPVQYAPLFQFPTRFLAILKWLPHYFFPWNMIFAASAVAYWAWIIPPVETMRTLGIGWIAWLYAVNAVCVFLFYGAFELHLYVLKRQENRFKYNGKFPSEHKSRAFWFENQNKDNILRTFLSGVTIWTAIEASMLWAYANGYAPWLTLAENPWTLALVALVVPIIHEFHFFCVHRLIHTPLLYKWVHSVHHNSVNPSPWSSLSMHPVEHLLYFGTAFYHLILPSNPIIMLYQLHYAGFGAIPGHVGFDKVEVGEEKLVDSHAYAHYLHHKYFEVNYGDALIPLDKWFGTWHDGSPQGEAQMQERYRKRKEKLAASKARSAAGEAVE
- a CDS encoding LacI family DNA-binding transcriptional regulator encodes the protein MVRPNYQDIARVAGVGTATVERVLNGRGGVRSELVEKVTLAARTLNYPRILPDAYHRLMRIEVLMVRPETTFYRRLSQAFESIAGTLDPFVVVQRSFTDEMNPDEIAKRILSTDSTRAGLILAVPNSPKINAAVAAVAGRGVPIVHVVTRASETNGEFVGINNYAAGRTAAHFIMRMARQSGPVIGLCHPIYQVHRERMRGFSDYFRDHPGDVSFDWVGFSRDEEQYSKTSLSYALEKYPNLVGLYNAGGANSALIDLLRREKRGRDILFIAHELTDYTSAALRDGIVDVVLDQAPEAQAQRALDWILFRIGLTKIEPDPSPIRFITITPEGL
- a CDS encoding SDR family oxidoreductase, which translates into the protein MSDIQLDAPKLFNLSGNVAVVTGAGSGIGQRIAMGLAQCGADVALLDRRTDDGLATTADFIARTGRRSIQIAADVTSSAALIDAVARTEVELGSLTLAVNAAGIANANPAEEMEEDQFQTMMDINLKGVFLSCQAQARAMLKSGRGSIVNIASMSGVIVNRGLNQCHYNASKAGVIHMTKSMAMEWVDRGIRVNTISPGYTATPMNTRPEMVHQTKSFEEQTPMQRMANVDEMVGPAVFLLSNASSYVTGVDLLVDGGFCCW
- a CDS encoding sugar ABC transporter ATP-binding protein, with the protein product MTTRSPILSLRGVQKSYGPIKVLHGVDLDIYAGEVVALLGENGAGKSTLSNIISGTVQPSAGEMTWSGAAYAPASPRAAMDEGVGMIHQELKLLPKLSIAENVFVGRYPMKAGRIDRAGMEERARSGLKRLGLDVSPDRLVEGLSTGKQQLIEIAKALTLNARLLILDEPTAALGGEETQLLFQQIERLKADGVGIIYISHRLEEIRQIADRIVVMRDGAKVQEFDTGNVPIRTIVEAMVGRSLERMFPALPAPSDHVALEVRGLSSPSNTFRNINFSVRKGEVFGIAGLMGAGRTELVRAITGADPISAGEVLLHGKPVTPRSPIDAIRNGIVLVPEDRKLQGVVLEHSIAENIAYANLGEISRNGWISSRRIREFADEFIKRFGVKGRGGQNAGELSGGNQQKVVLAKWLARKPQVVVLDEPTRGIDVGARSSIYDLIMDLARGGVAVIVVSSDLEEVLGVSSRVMVMAQGKQAGILNREDANDVSVMELATI